A genomic stretch from Mesoplodon densirostris isolate mMesDen1 chromosome 3, mMesDen1 primary haplotype, whole genome shotgun sequence includes:
- the LOC132485124 gene encoding acylphosphatase-1-like, which yields MSMAEGYTLISVDFEVFGKVQGDFFRKYTQAESKKLRLVGWLQNTDQGTVQGQLQGPTSKVHHMQEWLETRGSPKSHTDRASFNNEKVILKLDYSDF from the coding sequence ATGAGTATGGCAGAAGGGTACACCCTGATATCAGTGGATTTTGAAGTTTTTGGGAAAGTACAAGGTGACTTTTTCCGCAAGTACACTCAGGCTGAGAGTAAAAAGCTCAGATTAGTAGGCTGGCTCCAGAACACTGACCAGGGCACAGTACAAGGACAATtgcaaggccccacctccaaagtACATCATATGCAGGAATGGCTTGAGACAAGAGGAAGTCCCAAATCGCACACTGACAGAGCAAGCTTCAACAATGAGAAAGTCATCTTAAAGTTGGATTACTCGGATTTCTAA